A single region of the Parasphingorhabdus litoris DSM 22379 genome encodes:
- a CDS encoding glutathione S-transferase family protein yields MWQLFQFPLCPFSRKVRLLMGEKSVGYELVRESPWEQRDQFLDMNPAGRTPVMRHDQRDITLIDSVAICEYIEETVEKTPMINGTATNRAEIRRLVAWFDEQFYGDVTAPLLFERMHKRIVHRQPPDAKLLREAMRRANVHLDYIDYLIDHRSWLAGATMSLADLTAAAQISVADYLGGIDWTGHDQTKAWYAMFKSRPSFRPLLSERMEVITPPPHYEKVDF; encoded by the coding sequence ATGTGGCAGTTATTCCAATTTCCTCTTTGTCCGTTTTCGCGCAAAGTTCGCCTGTTAATGGGCGAAAAGTCGGTCGGCTATGAGCTTGTACGCGAATCACCATGGGAACAACGGGATCAATTTCTGGATATGAATCCCGCAGGCCGCACACCCGTTATGCGCCATGATCAGCGGGATATCACGCTGATCGATAGTGTCGCAATCTGCGAGTATATAGAAGAAACGGTCGAAAAGACCCCGATGATTAATGGCACCGCGACCAACCGGGCCGAAATCCGCCGCCTGGTCGCCTGGTTTGACGAGCAGTTTTACGGTGATGTCACCGCGCCGCTGCTTTTCGAACGCATGCACAAGCGTATTGTGCACCGCCAGCCACCGGATGCAAAATTGCTCCGCGAAGCAATGCGCCGGGCCAATGTCCATCTAGACTATATCGACTATCTGATTGATCATCGCAGCTGGCTGGCCGGTGCGACGATGAGCCTCGCTGACCTGACCGCGGCGGCGCAAATATCGGTCGCGGACTATCTCGGCGGGATTGATTGGACCGGCCATGACCAAACCAAGGCTTGGTATGCGATGTTCAAATCACGCCCGTCTTTCCGTCCGTTGCTGTCAGAACGCATGGAAGTCATTACCCCTCCGCCCCATTATGAAAAGGTCGACTTTTGA
- a CDS encoding DUF3224 domain-containing protein, producing MALAKSVVATVALLSLAGPALAEDVKKKQASGAFEVELSPVSEKGESPARMVLTKSFTGDLIGTGTGQMMADANKTTGARVYVALETITGSLNGKQGSFIVTHHGTMTKTSQNLSIEIVPDSGTDELSGITGTMAIQNVDGKHSYTINYSLPDS from the coding sequence ATGGCCCTAGCGAAATCGGTTGTTGCAACGGTCGCTCTGCTGTCTCTGGCGGGCCCGGCATTGGCCGAGGATGTGAAAAAGAAACAGGCCAGCGGCGCATTTGAGGTCGAACTATCACCAGTATCCGAAAAAGGGGAAAGCCCCGCGCGCATGGTTTTGACCAAAAGCTTCACCGGCGATCTGATCGGGACCGGCACAGGACAGATGATGGCCGATGCCAATAAAACCACCGGTGCGAGGGTCTATGTCGCTCTGGAAACCATAACGGGCTCACTTAACGGCAAGCAGGGCAGCTTCATTGTCACCCATCATGGAACCATGACCAAGACAAGCCAGAATCTGTCAATTGAGATCGTACCAGATAGCGGGACCGACGAACTGAGCGGCATTACCGGAACCATGGCCATTCAGAATGTCGACGGAAAACATAGCTATACGATCAACTACAGCCTGCCTGACAGCTGA
- a CDS encoding GNAT family N-acetyltransferase yields MNTSVRPYAVTDKAACLALFDSNVPRYFDASERPGFVTFLNEPGGDYFVIEQDGTICGCGGFSRAERGQACFTWGMVDNARHGSGLGRLLAEYRLRAIEASGVFEEAELFTTPQIAPFFAKFGFEKQGVEKDGFAPGMDKVQMIKKLKITQP; encoded by the coding sequence ATGAACACGAGTGTTCGACCCTATGCGGTGACCGACAAGGCCGCTTGTCTGGCCTTGTTTGACAGCAATGTGCCGCGCTATTTTGACGCGAGTGAACGGCCAGGTTTCGTCACTTTTCTGAATGAACCCGGCGGTGACTATTTTGTTATCGAACAGGATGGAACGATATGCGGCTGCGGCGGCTTCTCCAGAGCAGAACGCGGACAGGCGTGCTTCACCTGGGGTATGGTCGATAATGCCCGCCATGGGTCTGGGCTAGGCCGGCTGCTGGCTGAATATCGATTGCGCGCTATTGAAGCATCGGGCGTGTTTGAGGAAGCGGAGCTTTTCACCACTCCGCAAATCGCCCCGTTTTTTGCCAAATTTGGTTTTGAAAAGCAGGGTGTCGAAAAAGATGGTTTTGCGCCGGGTATGGACAAGGTGCAGATGATCAAAAAACTGAAGATCACCCAGCCATAG
- a CDS encoding VOC family protein, giving the protein MPKITPNYMEMKATDLGASKAFYEKAFGFAFTDYGPEYAAVEGGPVQIGLATGEEPPAPMPTFESDDLEAALAQVKAAGGAIVKEIFAYPGGRRFECLDPSGNRLAIYQVA; this is encoded by the coding sequence ATGCCCAAAATCACACCCAATTATATGGAAATGAAAGCGACCGACCTTGGCGCCAGTAAAGCCTTTTATGAAAAAGCCTTCGGCTTTGCCTTTACCGATTATGGCCCGGAATATGCCGCTGTTGAAGGCGGGCCGGTACAGATTGGGCTCGCGACGGGAGAAGAACCGCCCGCACCCATGCCGACCTTTGAAAGTGATGATCTGGAAGCCGCGCTGGCACAGGTGAAAGCGGCCGGCGGTGCAATCGTCAAGGAGATTTTCGCTTATCCCGGCGGTCGCCGCTTTGAATGCCTTGATCCTTCGGGCAATCGACTGGCCATTTATCAGGTTGCTTGA
- the ubiG gene encoding bifunctional 2-polyprenyl-6-hydroxyphenol methylase/3-demethylubiquinol 3-O-methyltransferase UbiG, with translation MTNASTSKRPSSESVSGATKSTINPDEAAHFGALAADWWDPNGSSAMLHRLNPVRLGYIRDAIDRHFGVDTSVLKPLAGKRALDVGCGAGLVCEPLARMGATVTGLDAAPENIAAAKAHAEPQRLDIDYRNVGIEKFGESGFDLVTSLEVIEHVDDTDSFVAGLANALADDGLMILSTPNRTAMSKLMLVNLAEMTGRIPKGTHHHDQFFTPEELEKLLAKAGLKVTDTTGLSYSPSHGFSLSDNLSLNYLMTVVRG, from the coding sequence ATGACAAACGCAAGCACCAGCAAGCGCCCAAGCTCTGAGTCGGTTTCAGGCGCAACCAAAAGCACAATAAACCCCGATGAAGCGGCGCATTTCGGGGCTTTGGCAGCCGATTGGTGGGACCCGAACGGGTCGTCTGCGATGCTGCATCGGCTCAATCCGGTACGGCTCGGCTATATCAGGGATGCGATCGACCGGCATTTCGGGGTGGATACGAGTGTTCTGAAGCCTCTGGCTGGCAAGCGCGCACTGGATGTTGGCTGCGGTGCCGGGCTGGTTTGCGAACCTTTGGCGCGCATGGGTGCGACGGTAACTGGGCTCGATGCAGCGCCGGAAAATATCGCGGCGGCCAAGGCGCATGCGGAACCGCAGCGACTGGATATCGACTATCGCAATGTCGGGATCGAAAAATTTGGAGAAAGCGGTTTCGACCTCGTAACCTCGCTCGAAGTCATCGAACATGTTGATGACACCGACAGTTTCGTGGCCGGATTGGCCAATGCACTGGCCGATGATGGCTTGATGATTCTCTCCACACCGAATCGCACGGCCATGTCGAAACTGATGCTGGTCAATCTTGCTGAAATGACCGGGCGTATTCCGAAAGGCACGCATCATCATGATCAGTTTTTTACGCCGGAAGAACTGGAAAAGTTGCTGGCAAAAGCCGGGCTTAAAGTTACCGACACCACCGGCCTGTCCTACAGCCCCTCTCACGGTTTTTCCTTGTCGGACAACTTGTCGCTCAATTATCTGATGACAGTTGTGCGGGGATGA
- a CDS encoding GNAT family N-acetyltransferase, with protein MEMLSLRQSELVTMTTTANVVVQSLTVADADAILDIYQQGMDTGHATFQEHAPSWNDWDQSHLQTPRLGAFVDTELAGWAALSPTSSRCVYAGVAEESVYVASKFAGMGIGLMLLQAIVAASEEEGIWTLTAGVFPENEASMKLHQKAGFKTLGRRERIGKMTFGPLADQWRDVISFERRSDDPKFG; from the coding sequence ATGGAGATGCTGTCGTTGCGGCAGAGTGAGTTGGTCACAATGACGACGACAGCCAATGTTGTTGTTCAAAGCCTCACGGTAGCCGATGCCGATGCTATTCTGGATATTTATCAGCAGGGGATGGACACTGGTCACGCAACCTTTCAGGAGCATGCGCCTAGTTGGAATGATTGGGACCAGAGCCATCTGCAAACACCGCGTCTCGGTGCTTTTGTGGACACAGAACTCGCCGGATGGGCAGCACTCAGTCCAACGTCTTCGCGCTGCGTCTATGCAGGGGTTGCCGAAGAAAGTGTTTATGTCGCCTCAAAATTCGCAGGCATGGGAATTGGTTTAATGCTTCTGCAAGCCATCGTCGCTGCCTCTGAAGAAGAAGGTATCTGGACGCTGACCGCAGGGGTTTTTCCAGAAAATGAAGCAAGCATGAAGCTGCACCAAAAGGCCGGCTTCAAAACCCTGGGCCGCAGGGAACGGATCGGAAAAATGACCTTTGGGCCTCTGGCTGACCAATGGCGAGACGTTATATCTTTTGAGCGGCGTAGCGATGATCCCAAATTCGGCTAG